A region from the Rhodopseudomonas julia genome encodes:
- the secA gene encoding preprotein translocase subunit SecA: MLGLGSLGRKVFGTPSDRRVKKYRPLVDQINALEDETARLSDEELAGRTLEFRQQLENGARVDDLLVPAFATVREAAKRVLGQRPFDVQLIGGMVLNEGAISEMKTGEGKTLVATLPVYLNALTGKGVHVVTVNDYLASRDADWMGRIYRFLGLSVGVIVHGLSQDERRRAYRADVTYGTNNEFGFDYLRDNMEYDLGAMVQRGHHYAIVDEVDSILIDEARTPLIISGPVEDKSELYQAIDAIIPQLKREDYEIDEKVRSATLTEDGTEHAERLLEAAELLKGDNLYDVENVAVVHHLNNALKAHKIFQRDKDYIVKNGQVVIIDEFTGRMMEGRRYSEGLHQALEAKEHVKIQPENQTLASITFQNYFRLYEKLAGMTGTAMTEADEFMDIYGLDVVEVPTNVPVARIDEDDQVFRTVEEKYAAIIETIKDCRERGQPVLVGTTSIEKSELLAERLKTSGIKDFNILNARHHEQEAIIISQAGKPGAITIATNMAGRGTDIQLGGNVDMRLAAELGEMEEGPEREAKEKAIRADLERMKREALDAGGLMVLATERHESRRIDNQLRGRSGRQGDPGRSQFYLSLQDDLMRIFGSDRMDGMLTKLGLKEGEAIVHPWINKALERAQSKVEGHNFDIRKNLLKYDDVMNDQRKVVFEQRIDLMRQEETAETVRDMRHETVDEIVSKHIPERAYAEQWDVEGLKAEVAQILALDLPIDEWAAEEGIADAEMRERIEKAADELMARKASRFGPELMRMVEKQILLRTLDQLWREHLAQLDQLRSVIGFRGYGQRDPLNEYKTEGFELFQAMLSELRRAVTAQLMHVELAEREPLEETLRPPEGVAHHVDATTGEDEFAMVDGGGSERAGAGALPVGAGAAAASSAYAGGEGAGAAIIDPDDPSTWGKVGRNSPCPCGSGKKFKHCHGALV, from the coding sequence ATGCTGGGCTTGGGCAGTTTGGGCCGCAAGGTCTTTGGCACCCCGTCGGACCGCCGCGTCAAAAAGTATCGTCCCCTCGTCGATCAGATCAATGCGCTCGAGGACGAGACGGCAAGGCTGAGCGACGAAGAGCTCGCCGGTCGCACCCTGGAATTCCGCCAACAGCTCGAAAACGGCGCCAGAGTCGACGATCTTTTGGTGCCCGCCTTCGCCACCGTGCGCGAGGCGGCGAAACGCGTTCTCGGACAACGCCCCTTCGACGTGCAGCTCATCGGCGGCATGGTTTTGAACGAAGGCGCCATCTCCGAAATGAAGACGGGTGAAGGTAAGACGCTCGTCGCCACCTTGCCGGTCTATTTGAACGCCCTCACGGGCAAGGGCGTCCACGTCGTCACCGTCAACGATTATCTGGCGAGCCGCGACGCGGATTGGATGGGCCGCATCTATCGCTTCCTCGGCCTTTCTGTGGGCGTCATCGTCCACGGCCTGTCGCAGGACGAGCGTCGCCGCGCCTACCGCGCCGACGTCACCTACGGCACCAACAACGAATTCGGCTTCGATTATCTGCGCGACAATATGGAATACGACCTCGGCGCCATGGTGCAGCGCGGTCACCATTACGCCATCGTCGACGAGGTGGATTCCATCCTGATCGACGAAGCGCGCACGCCTCTCATCATTTCCGGTCCGGTGGAAGACAAGTCGGAGCTCTATCAGGCGATCGACGCCATCATCCCGCAGCTGAAGCGGGAAGATTACGAGATCGACGAGAAGGTCCGCTCCGCGACGCTGACCGAAGACGGCACCGAACATGCCGAGCGTCTCCTGGAGGCCGCCGAGCTCCTGAAGGGCGACAATCTGTACGACGTGGAAAACGTCGCCGTCGTCCATCACCTCAACAATGCCTTGAAGGCGCACAAGATCTTCCAGCGCGACAAGGATTACATCGTCAAGAACGGCCAGGTCGTCATCATCGACGAATTCACCGGCCGCATGATGGAAGGCCGGCGCTATTCGGAAGGCCTGCACCAGGCGCTCGAGGCCAAGGAGCACGTCAAGATCCAGCCGGAGAACCAGACGCTCGCCTCCATCACCTTCCAGAATTATTTCCGCCTCTACGAAAAGCTCGCCGGCATGACCGGCACGGCGATGACGGAAGCCGACGAGTTCATGGACATCTACGGCCTCGACGTCGTCGAGGTGCCGACCAATGTCCCGGTCGCCCGCATCGACGAGGACGACCAGGTCTTCCGCACGGTGGAAGAAAAATACGCCGCGATCATCGAGACGATCAAAGATTGCCGCGAGCGCGGTCAGCCGGTTCTCGTCGGCACCACGTCGATCGAAAAGTCGGAGCTTCTGGCCGAGCGCCTCAAGACGAGTGGCATCAAGGACTTCAACATCCTCAACGCCCGCCATCACGAGCAGGAAGCCATCATCATCTCCCAGGCCGGCAAGCCCGGCGCCATCACCATCGCCACCAACATGGCCGGCCGCGGCACCGATATTCAGCTCGGCGGCAATGTCGATATGCGCCTCGCCGCAGAGCTCGGCGAGATGGAGGAAGGGCCCGAGCGTGAGGCCAAGGAAAAGGCGATCCGCGCCGATCTGGAACGCATGAAGCGCGAGGCACTCGATGCCGGCGGCCTGATGGTGCTCGCCACCGAGCGCCACGAAAGCCGGCGCATCGACAACCAGCTGCGTGGCCGTTCCGGCCGTCAGGGCGATCCCGGTCGTTCGCAATTCTATCTGTCCCTGCAGGACGATCTGATGCGCATCTTCGGCTCAGACCGCATGGACGGCATGCTGACGAAGCTCGGTCTCAAGGAGGGCGAGGCGATCGTCCATCCCTGGATCAACAAGGCGCTCGAGCGGGCTCAGAGCAAGGTCGAAGGCCACAACTTCGACATCCGCAAGAACCTGCTCAAATACGACGACGTCATGAACGACCAGCGCAAGGTCGTTTTCGAGCAGCGCATCGATCTCATGCGCCAGGAGGAGACGGCGGAAACCGTCCGCGACATGCGCCACGAGACGGTCGACGAAATCGTCTCCAAGCACATCCCCGAGCGCGCCTATGCCGAGCAATGGGATGTGGAGGGCCTGAAGGCGGAAGTCGCACAGATCCTCGCCCTCGATCTGCCGATCGATGAATGGGCCGCGGAGGAAGGCATCGCCGATGCGGAGATGCGCGAGCGCATCGAAAAGGCCGCCGACGAGCTGATGGCCCGCAAGGCGAGCCGTTTCGGCCCAGAGCTCATGCGCATGGTGGAAAAGCAGATCCTCTTGCGCACCCTCGACCAGCTGTGGCGCGAGCATCTGGCGCAGCTCGACCAGCTGCGCTCCGTCATCGGCTTCCGCGGCTACGGCCAGCGCGATCCGTTGAACGAATACAAGACCGAAGGCTTCGAGCTCTTCCAGGCGATGCTCTCCGAGCTTCGCCGTGCCGTCACCGCGCAGCTCATGCATGTCGAGCTCGCCGAGCGCGAACCGCTTGAAGAAACGCTGCGGCCGCCGGAAGGCGTCGCCCATCATGTCGATGCGACCACCGGCGAGGATGAATTTGCCATGGTCGATGGCGGCGGGTCGGAGCGGGCGGGAGCCGGCGCGCTTCCCGTCGGGGCCGGTGCGGCTGCCGCAAGCAGCGCTTATGCCGGCGGCGAAGGTGCAGGCGCCGCCATCATCGATCCCGACGACCCCTCCACCTGGGGCAAGGTCGGGCGCAACTCGCCCTGCCCTTGCGGCTCCGGCAAGAAGTTCAAGCACTGCCACGGCGCGCTGGTCTAA
- a CDS encoding peptidylprolyl isomerase, with product MTIRNTPCKIGGASGALAALVIATGAFIASAHAQEAPSPDAVARVGDTIITEKDLSEAANDFSDELDRVPGPRRRAVLVDVLVDMELLAEAAREKGLDKTPDFDQRLEFLKTRALRNEYVEKEIVNAVTDDEVKAEYDKQISGFKPEEEVHARHILVTTKEEAEEIIKELDAGKDFAELAKEKSTGPSGPQGGDLGYFPKGRMVPEFDKAVFELEPGEYSKEPVKSEFGWHVIKLEDKRMSSPPPLDDIKEQLRGVLVRQKFNEVMTKLRDDTTIEVYNKANAEPAADGEAGSDEGAAEAGASDDGAPSGADAGQNQ from the coding sequence ATGACCATCCGGAACACGCCGTGCAAGATCGGCGGCGCAAGCGGCGCCCTCGCCGCTCTCGTCATCGCGACCGGTGCCTTCATCGCTTCCGCCCATGCCCAGGAGGCGCCGTCGCCCGATGCGGTGGCGCGCGTCGGCGACACGATCATCACCGAAAAGGATCTGTCGGAAGCGGCGAACGATTTCTCCGACGAACTCGACCGCGTGCCCGGCCCGCGCCGGCGCGCCGTTCTCGTCGACGTCCTCGTCGACATGGAGCTCCTGGCGGAGGCGGCGCGCGAGAAGGGGCTCGACAAGACCCCCGATTTCGATCAGCGCCTGGAATTCCTGAAGACCCGCGCGCTCAGGAACGAGTACGTGGAGAAAGAGATCGTCAACGCCGTCACCGACGACGAGGTGAAGGCGGAGTACGACAAACAGATTTCCGGCTTCAAACCCGAGGAGGAGGTGCATGCCCGCCACATCCTCGTGACGACCAAGGAAGAAGCCGAAGAGATCATCAAAGAGCTCGATGCCGGCAAGGATTTCGCCGAGCTCGCCAAGGAAAAGTCGACCGGACCGAGCGGCCCGCAGGGTGGCGATCTCGGCTATTTCCCGAAAGGCCGCATGGTGCCGGAATTCGACAAGGCCGTGTTCGAGCTGGAGCCCGGCGAATACAGCAAAGAGCCGGTGAAGTCGGAATTCGGCTGGCACGTGATCAAGCTCGAAGACAAGCGCATGTCGAGCCCGCCGCCGCTTGACGACATCAAGGAACAGCTGCGCGGCGTTCTGGTGCGGCAGAAGTTCAACGAGGTGATGACGAAGCTGCGCGACGACACCACCATCGAAGTCTACAACAAGGCGAATGCCGAGCCTGCGGCGGATGGCGAAGCCGGGTCCGATGAAGGTGCGGCCGAAGCGGGCGCTTCCGATGATGGGGCTCCTTCCGGCGCCGATGCGGGGCAGAACCAGTAA
- the argJ gene encoding bifunctional glutamate N-acetyltransferase/amino-acid acetyltransferase ArgJ yields MSASVSPLAPREFAELPQLEGVRLATVAAGIRYKGRTDLLLIAFDPPATVAGVFTRSKCPSAPVDWCRAQLPRGRAAGLVVNSGNANAFTGAKGAAATKASAEAAAEALGCAPEDIFLASTGVIGEPLDPEPFRRHLGPLAQEARGDRFREAAEAIMTTDTFPKLAHKEVTIGGRRVNVQGIAKGAGMIAPDMATMLAFVFTDAKISPMALQTALSEAVKTSFNAITVDSDTSTSDTLLAFATGTAGAEIVPGSGDFQSFMEALTEVCRSLAFQVVKDGEGARKFLEVAVTGAETDASAKTIALSIANSPLVKTAVAGEDANWGRVVMAVGKAGEPADRDRLSIWFGPHRVAVDGARDPDYSEEAASAYMTGAELAVKVDLGLGSGQATVWTCDLTKEYVAINGDYRS; encoded by the coding sequence ATGAGCGCAAGCGTTTCGCCGCTGGCGCCCCGCGAATTCGCGGAGCTGCCGCAACTTGAGGGAGTTCGGCTTGCGACGGTTGCGGCCGGCATCCGCTACAAGGGCCGCACCGACCTCCTTCTGATCGCTTTCGATCCGCCGGCGACGGTCGCCGGTGTCTTCACGCGGTCGAAATGCCCGTCTGCGCCGGTCGATTGGTGCCGGGCGCAGCTTCCGCGCGGACGTGCCGCGGGGCTCGTGGTCAATTCCGGCAATGCCAACGCTTTTACCGGCGCTAAGGGCGCGGCCGCGACGAAGGCGAGCGCAGAGGCGGCCGCCGAGGCCCTCGGCTGTGCGCCGGAGGACATCTTTCTCGCCTCGACCGGCGTGATCGGCGAACCGCTCGACCCGGAGCCGTTCCGGCGGCATCTCGGCCCGCTCGCTCAAGAGGCGCGCGGCGACCGTTTCCGCGAGGCGGCGGAAGCGATCATGACCACCGACACGTTTCCGAAGCTCGCCCATAAAGAGGTGACGATCGGGGGCAGGCGGGTGAACGTGCAGGGCATCGCCAAGGGCGCCGGCATGATCGCGCCGGACATGGCGACGATGCTCGCCTTCGTCTTCACCGATGCGAAGATTTCGCCGATGGCCTTGCAGACGGCTTTGTCGGAGGCCGTGAAAACGAGCTTCAACGCGATCACCGTCGACAGCGATACCTCCACGTCGGACACGCTGCTCGCCTTTGCCACTGGCACGGCCGGTGCGGAGATCGTGCCGGGAAGTGGCGATTTTCAGAGTTTTATGGAGGCTTTGACCGAGGTCTGTCGTTCGCTCGCCTTCCAGGTGGTGAAGGATGGGGAAGGCGCGCGCAAATTCCTCGAAGTCGCCGTGACGGGCGCCGAAACCGATGCGTCGGCGAAGACGATCGCGCTTTCGATCGCCAATTCGCCCTTGGTGAAGACGGCCGTTGCCGGCGAGGACGCCAATTGGGGGCGTGTGGTGATGGCCGTCGGCAAGGCGGGCGAGCCCGCCGACCGCGACCGGCTTTCCATCTGGTTCGGTCCGCATCGCGTCGCCGTCGACGGTGCGCGCGACCCGGATTATTCGGAAGAGGCCGCCTCCGCCTATATGACCGGGGCGGAGCTTGCGGTGAAGGTCGATCTCGGGCTCGGCAGCGGCCAGGCGACCGTCTGGACCTGCGACCTCACCAAGGAATACGTCGCCATCAACGGCGATTATCGCAGCTGA
- the mutT gene encoding 8-oxo-dGTP diphosphatase MutT: MKLLLVVAVALVDPDGRVLLARRPDHKEFGGMWEFPGGKVEASESPEAALIRELREELGIDVQEACLAPLTFASHAYPNLHLLMPLYVCRRWSGVAQALEGQELRWVRPQKMREFAMPPADEPLISHLLDLL, encoded by the coding sequence ATGAAGCTTCTCCTCGTCGTCGCCGTGGCGCTTGTCGATCCCGACGGGCGCGTGCTTCTGGCTCGTCGCCCGGACCATAAGGAGTTCGGCGGTATGTGGGAGTTTCCCGGCGGCAAGGTCGAGGCAAGCGAAAGTCCCGAAGCTGCTCTCATCCGGGAACTGCGCGAAGAACTCGGGATCGATGTGCAGGAAGCCTGTCTGGCGCCGCTGACGTTCGCCAGCCATGCTTATCCAAATCTTCATCTGCTGATGCCACTCTACGTCTGCCGACGCTGGTCTGGCGTGGCGCAGGCTCTCGAAGGACAGGAACTGCGCTGGGTCCGGCCGCAAAAGATGAGAGAGTTTGCCATGCCGCCAGCTGACGAACCGCTGATTTCCCATCTGCTCGATCTGTTGTGA
- a CDS encoding Flp family type IVb pilin — MLRSRLRELALAWTSLRRDESGATAVEYALICSLITIAVVAAFSVFIPSLTALYDGIADHFAEIGWG; from the coding sequence ATGCTGAGATCGCGCCTGCGCGAACTCGCTTTGGCTTGGACATCGCTCCGTCGTGACGAATCCGGCGCGACAGCGGTGGAATATGCCCTCATCTGCTCGCTGATCACCATTGCCGTCGTGGCGGCTTTCAGCGTCTTCATTCCCTCGCTGACGGCCCTTTACGACGGCATTGCGGATCATTTCGCAGAGATCGGCTGGGGTTAG
- a CDS encoding methyltransferase domain-containing protein: MTAPPILDKHLLRRREERAAPPVEGIDFLMQRAIDEVAIRLAMVERRFERAVAAFGRGPALADALLASGKVDKILPLEQSLAAARRHRTEVAVADDEALPLAPESINLFASVLSLHNANDLPGALIQIRRSLKPDGLCLAVFPGGGTLAELRHAFMHAEAEMSGGVSPRVMPFADIRDVGALLQRAGFALPVVDREVVTVRYREPLKLMAELKAMGASNALSERTRKPTTRALIARAAGAYRELYGDTEGKVPATFELYAVSGWAPHESQQKPARRGSAQVSLAHLLEEKNRD, from the coding sequence ATGACCGCTCCCCCGATCCTCGACAAGCATCTCCTTCGCCGCCGCGAAGAGCGCGCCGCCCCTCCCGTGGAAGGCATCGATTTCCTCATGCAACGAGCGATCGACGAGGTCGCCATACGTCTTGCCATGGTGGAACGGCGTTTCGAACGGGCCGTCGCCGCCTTCGGCCGGGGCCCCGCACTTGCAGACGCTCTGCTGGCGAGCGGCAAGGTGGACAAAATTCTGCCCTTGGAGCAGAGCCTTGCCGCGGCGAGGCGGCATCGCACGGAGGTCGCCGTCGCCGATGACGAGGCGCTGCCGCTTGCGCCCGAAAGCATCAATCTCTTCGCCTCCGTCCTCAGCCTTCACAACGCCAACGATCTGCCGGGCGCGCTCATTCAGATCCGTCGCTCTTTGAAGCCCGACGGTCTCTGCCTCGCCGTCTTTCCCGGCGGCGGCACGCTTGCCGAACTGCGCCACGCCTTCATGCATGCAGAGGCCGAAATGTCGGGCGGCGTCAGTCCGCGCGTCATGCCCTTCGCCGATATCCGCGATGTCGGCGCGCTTCTGCAGCGGGCGGGCTTTGCCCTGCCGGTCGTCGACCGCGAAGTGGTGACCGTGCGCTACCGCGAGCCGTTGAAGCTGATGGCGGAGCTGAAGGCGATGGGCGCTTCCAATGCCTTGTCGGAGCGCACCCGCAAGCCGACGACGCGGGCGCTCATCGCCCGCGCGGCGGGAGCCTACCGCGAGCTCTATGGCGATACCGAAGGGAAGGTGCCGGCGACGTTCGAGCTTTATGCCGTGTCCGGCTGGGCGCCGCATGAAAGCCAGCAAAAGCCTGCGAGACGCGGCTCGGCGCAGGTGAGCCTTGCCCATCTCCTGGAAGAGAAGAACCGCGACTGA
- a CDS encoding ComF family protein, with product MRRDMPLRAAGSDVVGARNGLRDLVKAGARQVADLFLPPLCPVCRRAVGAHELLCPQCWAKLRFIEEPFCPVLGIPFAADLGEGILSAQAIADPPPFSRARSAVLFDETARSLVHQFKYYDQAAVARTLIALTLRPARELAREGTLVVPVPLHRSRLWQRRFNQSAVLAKGIADELGLHVVPRALIRSRRTRQQVGLSQKERQANLRGAFKVRDAQRGVVAGHRILLVDDVYTSGATVKAATKALLKAGAQEVDVVTFARAGIVPLG from the coding sequence ATGCGACGCGACATGCCTCTTCGTGCTGCGGGATCGGACGTGGTCGGAGCGCGCAATGGCCTCCGCGACCTCGTGAAAGCGGGGGCGAGACAGGTCGCGGACCTGTTCCTGCCGCCGCTCTGTCCGGTCTGTCGGCGGGCGGTCGGCGCGCATGAGCTTCTGTGTCCGCAATGCTGGGCGAAGCTGCGTTTCATCGAAGAGCCGTTCTGCCCGGTCCTCGGCATCCCCTTCGCCGCCGATCTCGGAGAGGGCATTCTTTCGGCGCAGGCGATTGCCGATCCGCCGCCGTTTTCGCGGGCGCGTTCGGCCGTCCTCTTCGACGAGACGGCGCGCAGCCTCGTGCATCAGTTCAAATATTACGATCAAGCGGCGGTGGCCCGCACGCTGATCGCGCTGACTTTGAGGCCTGCGAGAGAGCTCGCCCGCGAGGGCACGCTCGTCGTGCCCGTGCCGCTCCATCGCTCGCGCCTCTGGCAACGGCGCTTCAATCAATCGGCCGTGCTCGCCAAAGGCATCGCCGATGAGCTCGGTCTTCATGTCGTGCCGCGGGCGCTCATTCGCAGCCGGCGGACGCGGCAGCAAGTCGGTCTGTCGCAAAAGGAGCGGCAGGCCAATCTGCGCGGCGCCTTCAAGGTGCGCGATGCACAAAGAGGCGTCGTCGCCGGCCACCGCATTCTTCTCGTCGACGATGTCTACACCTCCGGCGCAACGGTGAAGGCGGCAACGAAGGCGCTTCTCAAGGCGGGGGCGCAGGAGGTCGACGTCGTGACCTTCGCGCGCGCCGGGATCGTCCCGCTCGGCTGA
- the grxC gene encoding glutaredoxin 3 encodes MAKVTIYTRQFCGFCSSAIRLLQEKGAEYEEIDATFEPDKRAEMMARSKRQTFPQIFIGSQHVGGCDELYALDRQGRLEPLLAGEEVGS; translated from the coding sequence ATGGCCAAAGTCACCATTTATACCCGGCAGTTTTGCGGCTTCTGCAGCTCGGCGATCCGGCTTCTTCAGGAGAAGGGTGCAGAGTACGAAGAGATCGATGCCACCTTCGAGCCCGACAAGCGGGCCGAGATGATGGCGCGCTCGAAACGCCAGACCTTTCCGCAGATCTTCATCGGCAGCCAGCATGTCGGCGGCTGCGACGAACTTTACGCGCTCGACCGGCAGGGGCGGCTGGAGCCTCTGCTTGCGGGCGAGGAGGTGGGATCGTGA
- a CDS encoding carbon-nitrogen hydrolase family protein: MVSFKAACLQLNASNVVSDNIATIERLARRAAEAGAQYVQTPEMSNIIERDREKLFAAITTEADDQTLAACRALASELGIVFHIGSLALKSQDGKIANRAFAVGPDGAILARYDKIHLFDVDLPGGESWRESATYTAGGEAVLVPVAFATLGVSICYDVRFPQLYRALAKAGADVLTAPAAFTRKTGEAHWHVLQRARAIENGAFMISAAQAGIHRDGRETFGHSIIVSPWGEVLAEAAGEGEEVILAEIDTGQSAEARGRIPSLANERNFAPPSVGPSLAPSVAPPMRSAS, encoded by the coding sequence ATCGTGAGTTTCAAGGCGGCCTGCCTGCAGCTCAATGCAAGCAACGTCGTTTCCGACAACATCGCAACGATCGAGCGGCTGGCACGCCGCGCGGCCGAGGCGGGGGCGCAGTATGTGCAGACGCCGGAAATGAGCAACATCATCGAGCGCGACCGCGAGAAGCTGTTTGCGGCGATCACGACGGAGGCTGACGATCAGACGCTTGCCGCCTGCCGGGCGCTCGCTTCGGAGCTCGGCATCGTCTTCCATATCGGTTCGCTCGCCCTGAAAAGTCAGGACGGGAAGATCGCCAACCGCGCCTTCGCGGTCGGACCGGACGGTGCCATTCTCGCGCGCTACGACAAGATCCATCTCTTCGACGTCGATCTGCCGGGCGGCGAGAGCTGGCGGGAATCGGCGACCTATACGGCGGGCGGCGAGGCGGTGCTCGTGCCGGTCGCCTTCGCCACGCTCGGCGTTTCGATCTGCTACGATGTGCGCTTCCCGCAGCTTTACCGGGCACTCGCCAAGGCGGGTGCGGATGTGTTGACGGCGCCGGCCGCCTTTACCCGCAAGACCGGCGAGGCGCATTGGCACGTTCTGCAGCGCGCCCGGGCGATCGAGAACGGCGCCTTCATGATCTCCGCAGCACAAGCGGGCATCCATCGCGACGGCCGGGAGACTTTCGGGCATTCCATCATCGTCTCGCCCTGGGGCGAGGTGCTGGCCGAGGCCGCTGGCGAGGGCGAGGAGGTGATCCTCGCCGAAATCGACACGGGGCAATCGGCCGAGGCCAGAGGCCGCATTCCCTCGCTCGCCAACGAGCGTAATTTCGCTCCGCCCTCAGTCGGGCCATCCCTTGCGCCATCCGTCGCGCCGCCGATGAGGTCGGCATCATGA
- a CDS encoding DUF1178 family protein encodes MIHYDLRCDEGHGFDAWFASSKAFEEQQEAGLLSCPHCGSAAVERALMAPAISGGRGREPVHSVAAETGSAGAPVAAGGDKGQQVATTVPAPLLEAMREVRKYVQAHADYVGNRFAEEARRIHYKESDPRGIYGEASREEIKELKEEGVAFQPLPVLPEDFN; translated from the coding sequence ATGATCCATTACGATTTGCGTTGTGACGAGGGCCACGGCTTCGACGCCTGGTTTGCAAGTTCAAAGGCCTTCGAAGAGCAGCAAGAGGCCGGTCTGCTCTCTTGTCCGCATTGCGGCTCGGCGGCGGTTGAGCGCGCCTTGATGGCCCCGGCGATTTCGGGCGGACGCGGACGCGAGCCGGTTCACTCCGTTGCGGCCGAGACGGGCTCTGCGGGCGCTCCTGTGGCGGCCGGCGGCGACAAGGGACAGCAGGTGGCGACCACCGTGCCGGCGCCGCTTCTGGAGGCGATGCGCGAGGTGCGGAAATATGTGCAGGCGCACGCCGATTACGTCGGCAATCGCTTTGCCGAAGAGGCGCGCCGCATCCATTACAAGGAAAGCGATCCGCGCGGTATCTACGGCGAGGCGAGCCGCGAAGAGATCAAAGAGCTCAAGGAAGAGGGCGTCGCGTTCCAGCCGCTGCCGGTCCTGCCGGAAGATTTCAACTAG
- a CDS encoding cation diffusion facilitator family transporter codes for MAIAAALTGSFMLAEAIGGFLSGSLALLADAGHMLTDFASLSLAWFAFRIARRPADWKRTYGFDRFQVLIAFVNGLALLAICVWIIVEAVRRFNSPVEVMGTPMLVIAVLGLIINIAVFFVLHSSEEQNLNMRGAILHVLGDLLGSVAAIIAALVILMTGWMPIDPLLSLLVCLLILRSAWYVTSQAGHILLEGAPAGVDVREIERDLPQSVAGVLNVHHVHAWAISEERPMVTLHARLAEGVATDITVRAIKARIAERFDIDHATIEVEGLHCADEAMKRAS; via the coding sequence ATGGCGATCGCCGCCGCGCTCACCGGCTCGTTCATGCTCGCCGAAGCGATCGGCGGTTTCCTCTCCGGCTCGCTCGCCCTTCTCGCCGATGCCGGCCACATGCTCACCGATTTCGCGTCTTTGTCGCTCGCCTGGTTTGCGTTTCGCATCGCGCGTCGCCCGGCCGATTGGAAGCGCACCTACGGCTTCGACCGCTTTCAGGTTCTGATCGCCTTCGTCAACGGCCTTGCGCTCCTCGCCATCTGCGTCTGGATCATCGTGGAAGCGGTGAGGCGCTTCAATTCGCCGGTCGAGGTGATGGGCACCCCGATGCTGGTGATCGCCGTCCTCGGCCTCATCATCAACATTGCCGTCTTCTTCGTGCTGCACAGCTCGGAGGAGCAGAACCTCAACATGCGCGGCGCCATCCTGCACGTGCTCGGAGATCTTCTGGGCTCCGTCGCCGCGATCATCGCCGCGCTCGTCATCCTGATGACGGGGTGGATGCCGATCGATCCGCTTCTGTCGCTTCTCGTCTGCCTCCTGATCCTGCGCAGCGCCTGGTATGTGACGAGCCAGGCGGGGCATATCCTGCTCGAAGGTGCGCCGGCGGGCGTCGATGTCCGAGAGATCGAGCGCGACCTGCCGCAATCGGTTGCGGGCGTCCTCAACGTGCACCACGTGCATGCCTGGGCGATCAGCGAGGAGCGGCCGATGGTGACCTTGCATGCGCGGCTTGCCGAGGGGGTGGCGACCGATATCACCGTGCGGGCGATCAAGGCGCGCATCGCCGAGCGCTTCGACATCGATCATGCGACGATCGAGGTGGAGGGCCTGCATTGCGCCGACGAGGCGATGAAGCGGGCGTCTTAG
- a CDS encoding DUF1236 domain-containing protein, which translates to MRFARNVTLAAAALAALSTSAFAQSAATATTDLNIRSGPGPEYPIVGYIPGEDEVTVNGCLQGSKWCTVTHEGTQGWAYSDYLTAPISGSPVVMTDHYADAGVPVTTYEPSGAETGGTAGGATGMVGGAVAGALIGGPVGAAAGAAIGGAAGTVGGSAAGAIIDPPETVTTYVQTNPVQPVYLDGEVVVGAGVPETVTLTPIPDSDYEYAYVNGQPVLVEPGSHRIVYVVR; encoded by the coding sequence ATGCGATTTGCCAGAAACGTGACGCTCGCAGCGGCCGCTCTTGCGGCACTCTCGACCAGCGCCTTCGCCCAGAGCGCGGCAACGGCCACCACCGACCTCAACATCCGCTCCGGCCCCGGCCCGGAATATCCGATTGTCGGCTACATTCCGGGTGAGGACGAGGTCACCGTGAACGGCTGCCTCCAGGGCAGCAAATGGTGCACCGTCACCCATGAGGGCACGCAGGGCTGGGCCTATTCCGATTATCTGACGGCACCGATCAGCGGCTCGCCCGTCGTCATGACCGACCATTACGCCGATGCCGGCGTTCCCGTCACCACCTACGAACCTTCAGGCGCCGAAACCGGCGGCACGGCGGGCGGCGCGACCGGCATGGTCGGCGGCGCGGTCGCCGGCGCCCTGATCGGCGGTCCGGTGGGTGCGGCGGCCGGTGCCGCGATCGGCGGGGCGGCCGGAACGGTCGGCGGTTCTGCCGCCGGCGCCATCATCGACCCGCCGGAGACCGTCACCACCTACGTCCAGACGAACCCCGTCCAGCCCGTCTATCTCGACGGCGAAGTGGTCGTCGGCGCTGGCGTCCCCGAAACCGTGACGCTCACGCCGATCCCGGATTCCGACTACGAGTACGCCTATGTGAACGGCCAGCCGGTCCTCGTCGAACCGGGCAGCCACCGCATCGTCTACGTCGTGCGCTGA